Proteins from one Ignavibacteria bacterium genomic window:
- a CDS encoding carboxypeptidase regulatory-like domain-containing protein, producing MKRIIFILVIILAASVSLQAQVSTAQVTGHVYDENKAPLPGVTIVLFNPATNRTTGTMTNERGLYNLVGIQPGRYQLSATFIGYHKTTSNIQLTVGQNAVVDFNMVPSSVQLAQVDVVSNAPKFELSKSDISTTVRAEQIMQLPAESRNVLNLAGLSPGVKSYSPVGGQTLPSAGAVSS from the coding sequence CATCCGTAAGTCTGCAGGCGCAGGTTTCAACTGCGCAGGTAACCGGGCACGTATATGATGAGAATAAGGCACCTTTGCCTGGAGTAACAATTGTCCTGTTTAACCCGGCAACAAACCGTACAACAGGAACAATGACCAACGAAAGAGGGCTTTATAACTTAGTTGGAATTCAGCCGGGAAGATATCAGTTATCAGCTACATTTATAGGATATCACAAAACAACCTCAAACATTCAGCTGACTGTGGGGCAAAATGCAGTAGTTGACTTCAATATGGTCCCCTCCTCAGTTCAGTTAGCTCAGGTGGATGTTGTTTCGAACGCTCCAAAGTTTGAGCTGTCAAAGTCCGACATTTCAACTACCGTAAGAGCAGAACAGATAATGCAGCTGCCTGCCGAGTCGCGTAACGTGCTTAACCTTGCGGGCTTGTCGCCGGGAGTAAAATCATACTCGCCTGTCGGAGGGCAGACACTTCCTTCGGCCGGAGCAGTATCTTCATAA
- a CDS encoding TonB-dependent receptor, whose amino-acid sequence MVLNAYDAEYTRGGSFIISAITKRGSNDLRLTTFGTFQNNSFLARGPFQQTVPDYNRQQAGISISGPIVRDQTFYAVTYELQNINNFLDVIPGQPKFNPGLWSGYAGSFKSPRVNHIGSVALTHYLDQDNVLDLNWNTRYTDAKFYFGGNVAYQAGLHGTYKVNDISLRHTHMFTPKVMNELTLQYLAWRHDEPTMSSGPAYIYPSIQLGRGDFPIQLKEDHYGLIDRFTYMTGDHVFKAGIEAKNIHAAPWFPYYAQGQFNFTTDTSRLPYQALIGIGTTNPNSTDDARGKTSGWALGAFIQDRWELSGRLTINYGVRWDGEVNMLNNDYTVPWVNDTAIVNHVPSNYLNRGNRKNSLNNISPRFSFNYDLFDNNLTFLRGGAGLFYDRTVGYLGYFEWLYSNWKIYTIQNPTTTDVNALKQQILSGTGSAKPDLYLVDINMDVPRIFNWSVGLSHQLSENFAVSADYVWKHYDRIYKSYNANYYIPSLKTRAISNNFGNMDLYSSMGKAEYYGILSTFTFRRGEVFAQLAYTLSWTYSQNDANSYVLKSLYYMQRSNLDERHRFVLNFSYDFPLGIQFGGIFTLASPTPFTRYIGQDINNDNSFTDDWINGQRWDIKDPAKIRNWYKMLDVRLSKYFDFTETFRLGIMFEAYNVGNWFNSSGYFGRIEDASGNPLLNYGTPSGTYMPRSMQLGFRLYY is encoded by the coding sequence GTGGTTCTTAACGCTTATGACGCCGAATATACCAGAGGCGGCTCATTTATTATTTCGGCAATTACCAAAAGGGGCTCAAACGACCTTAGGCTGACAACTTTCGGAACATTCCAGAATAATTCTTTCCTTGCACGCGGACCTTTCCAGCAAACAGTGCCTGACTATAACCGCCAGCAGGCAGGAATTTCAATCTCAGGCCCCATCGTCAGGGATCAGACATTCTATGCCGTAACTTACGAATTGCAGAACATTAACAACTTCCTTGACGTCATTCCGGGCCAGCCTAAATTTAATCCTGGGCTCTGGTCGGGCTATGCCGGATCCTTTAAGTCGCCCAGAGTAAACCATATAGGTTCAGTTGCTTTAACACACTATCTCGATCAGGATAACGTGCTCGACCTGAACTGGAACACGAGATACACAGACGCCAAGTTCTACTTCGGCGGCAACGTGGCCTATCAGGCAGGACTGCATGGTACGTACAAGGTAAATGACATTTCCTTAAGACATACACACATGTTCACCCCAAAGGTGATGAATGAACTTACTCTGCAGTACCTGGCATGGAGGCATGATGAACCAACCATGTCATCGGGACCGGCCTATATTTATCCAAGCATCCAGCTTGGACGAGGCGATTTCCCGATCCAGCTGAAGGAAGACCACTACGGCCTTATTGACAGGTTTACCTATATGACAGGCGATCATGTTTTTAAGGCTGGTATTGAAGCTAAAAATATACATGCGGCACCCTGGTTCCCGTACTACGCCCAGGGACAGTTTAACTTCACAACCGACACGAGCAGACTTCCCTATCAGGCTTTAATAGGCATAGGTACTACAAATCCAAATTCAACTGATGATGCCAGGGGCAAGACCAGCGGCTGGGCCCTGGGAGCCTTTATTCAGGACAGGTGGGAATTGTCAGGACGCCTGACCATCAACTACGGCGTACGCTGGGATGGTGAGGTGAATATGCTTAACAACGATTACACAGTGCCGTGGGTTAATGACACCGCCATTGTAAACCATGTTCCGTCAAATTATCTCAACCGCGGCAACCGCAAAAACTCGCTGAACAATATAAGTCCCCGCTTCAGCTTTAACTACGATCTGTTTGACAATAACCTGACATTCTTAAGAGGCGGTGCGGGCCTCTTCTACGACAGAACCGTCGGCTACTTGGGATACTTTGAGTGGCTGTACTCCAACTGGAAAATTTATACAATACAGAACCCCACGACAACTGACGTCAATGCACTCAAGCAGCAGATCTTAAGCGGAACAGGCTCGGCAAAGCCTGACCTTTACCTGGTTGACATAAACATGGACGTTCCCAGGATTTTCAACTGGTCTGTCGGCCTCAGCCATCAGCTCAGTGAAAACTTCGCCGTCTCGGCCGACTACGTCTGGAAGCATTACGACCGTATCTATAAGTCGTATAACGCAAACTACTATATACCAAGCCTGAAAACCAGGGCAATCAGCAATAATTTCGGGAATATGGATCTTTATTCAAGCATGGGCAAGGCTGAGTACTACGGCATTCTGTCGACCTTTACCTTCCGCAGAGGCGAAGTATTTGCACAGCTGGCTTATACACTCTCCTGGACGTACTCTCAGAACGATGCCAACAGCTACGTGCTGAAATCCTTATACTACATGCAGAGGAGCAACCTGGATGAACGCCACCGCTTCGTCCTCAATTTCTCGTATGACTTCCCGCTTGGAATTCAGTTCGGCGGCATATTTACTCTCGCCAGCCCGACACCTTTTACAAGGTATATCGGACAGGATATAAATAACGACAACAGCTTTACCGATGACTGGATAAACGGTCAGCGCTGGGATATCAAGGACCCCGCAAAAATCAGGAACTGGTATAAAATGCTGGACGTAAGGCTTTCAAAATACTTTGACTTTACCGAGACCTTCAGACTGGGAATTATGTTCGAAGCTTACAACGTGGGCAACTGGTTTAATTCTTCCGGTTACTTCGGAAGAATAGAGGATGCAAGCGGTAATCCCCTCTTGAACTATGGAACGCCGTCAGGCACATATATGCCCAGATCCATGCAGCTTGGTTTCAGGTTGTATTACTAA